A stretch of Rhododendron vialii isolate Sample 1 chromosome 4a, ASM3025357v1 DNA encodes these proteins:
- the LOC131322012 gene encoding uncharacterized protein LOC131322012 isoform X5 encodes MGKELQHQESGITIKSSNPGCMWGILHVLHHHRWHHARRKMLPLKRHGGGKHGVGNPGNKINDTNASEMQESIAAEMNAPFVGEKVAEPVSVAKSSMKSRIKALIVEEVSKRRGRHRRSSSYPARIQLTRTDSIHHLEPSDYNPLTEVALNDDSQRLVIHQENEEKPSASSSLDRLQSKGCEEPVTSNTKCEFCELNITREDLLLAQTLGNAKEDEGVSLHESKQFLDVLDAFNMNKELFMKVLQEPNRPLDHYYYSRRAFNSKMGFTKSISFPFAKEEENTQVGIQFRKSAEFHFSEFISELKGNSSMGSPTATENQPENKGGIKGFKNLKQRIKRAMRESRKEGHRITMDAVLHKIPYGRKFSKDVGTADLGSKSSHQIGEKVGSRQMKRLSSFDESMDRYRRLYESSFNTQAKQHISERLKLTAEETPSPRNICPKPLGRILSMPDIRSNCYFQSEDSPDANSIGMPTRNDFNSFAGVDTNRFDENKTSCLSLGLENENRLDAYVEKGSQEKSVEIGASDIVTEDEVGSRSLSYEETEVKGGFAFDDLGKLNTTERDDQNENEIEDMLSPDGKGAEPSPISVLESSQEDITSPTKFSWSEETDSRLEPRSLFSDESETMNSLTNEARMDSPNLSESIIVPENIETSIEQLTSECLRVLVNPKDAAEFNYVKHVLELSGFSRDELLGTWHSPGQPVDPTLFEEVESCMVLEPHYPENEEGENCDHLLLFDLINEVLLEIYERSFTYWPKPLSSNSHMRPIPVGYHVLEEVWANISWYLSWKPEVDLLLDDSVTRDLAKGDGWMNLQFEAECVGLEIEDLIFDDLLEELVWT; translated from the exons ATGGGGAAGGAGCTGCAGCACCAAGAGTCTGGAATTACAATAAAGAGCAGTAATCCTGGATGCATGTGGGGCATTCTTCATGTTCTTCACCACCATCGTTGGCATCATGCGAGGAGGAAAATGCTACCGCTCAAAAGGCATGGAGGAGGAAAGCATG GGGTTGGAAATCCAGGAAACAAAATTAACGACACCAATGCCAGTGAAATGCAAGAATCCATTGCTGCTGAAATGAATGCCCCCTTC GTTGGAGAAAAGGTGGCAGAGCCTGTTTCAGTTGCAAAAAGCTCCATGAAATCTCGAATAAAAGCTTTGATTGTTGAGGAAGTGTCCAAGAGAAGGGGCCGGCATCGCAGAAGTTCTTCGTACCCCGCACGAATTCAACTCACACGAACCGATTCCATCCATCATCTAGAGCCTTCAGATTATAATCCCCTTACTGAAGTTGCTTTGAATGATGATAGTCAAAGACTAGTTATTCACCAAGAAAACGAAGAAAAGCCTTCTGCTTCAAGCTCTTTGGACCGACTGCAATCAAAGGGCTGTGAGGAACCAGTAACTAGCAACACAAAGTGTGAGTTTTGCGAGTTAAACATAACAAGGGAAGATTTACTATTAGCACAGACACTGGGAAATGCAAAGGAGGATGAAGGTGTTTCACTCCACGAGTCGAAACAGTTTCTTGATGTTCTTGATGCTTTCAACATGAACAAGGAGTTATTCATGAAAGTGCTACAAGAACCAAACCGTCCCCTGGATCACTACTATTACAGTCGAAGGGCATTCAACTCAAAGATGGGATTCACCAAGTCaatttcatttccttttgcCAAAGAGGAAGAGAATACACAAGTTGGCATTCAATTTCGAAAGTCAGCTGAATTTCATTTTTCTGAATTTATAAGCGAATTGAAAGGAAATTCTTCGATGGGCTCACCCACAGCAACGGAAAATCAGCCGGAGAATAAAGGTGGTATTAAGGGTTTCAAGAATCtcaaacaaagaataaaacgaGCAATGAGAGAGAGCAGGAAAGAGGGGCACCGGATTACCATGGATGCAGTCCTTCACAAAATCCCTTATGGCCGGAAATTCTCCAAGGATGTGGGTACTGCTGATCTAGGTAGTAAATCTAGCCATCAAATTGGTGAAAAAGTTGGATCACGACAGATGAAAAGATTATCGTCATTCGATGAGTCAATGGATAGATATCGCCGGTTATACGAGTCCAGTTTCAACACACAAGCCAAACAGCATATATCTGAGAGACTAAAGTTGACAGCAGAAGAGACACCTTCCCCTCGTAATATTTGTCCAAAACCATTGGGAAGGATTCTTTCAATGCCTGATATCAGATCAAACTGTTATTTCCAAAGTGAGGACTCTCCGGATGCTAATTCTATTGGAATGCCAACTAGGAATGATTTCAACAGCTTTGCAGGTGTAGATACTAATCGATTTGATGAAAACAAGACATCATGCCTTTCTCTAGGCTTAGAAAATGAGAATCGGTTAGATGCTTATGTTGAAAAGGGTAGTCAGGAAAAATCGGTCGAAATTGGTGCATCAGATATTGTTACCGAAGATGAGGTGGGATCAAGATCATTATCGTATGAGGAAACAGAAGTTAAAGGGGGTTTCGCTTTTGATGACTTGGGAAAGTTGAATACAACAGAACGCGATGACCAAAACGAGAATGAAATCGAGGATATGTTAAGTCCCGATGGTAAGGGGGCGGAACCAAGTCCGATTTCTGTGCTTGAATCTTCTCAAGAGGATATAACCAGCCCAACAAAGTTCTCCTGGTCTGAAG AAACAGACTCCAGACTGGAACCAAGGAGCCTCTTTTCTGATGAATCTGAGACTATGAATTCCTTGACCAATGAAGCGAGGATGGATTCCCCTAATCTGTCTGAAAGCATAATAGTCCCTGAGAATATAGAAACCTCTATTGAGCAATTAACCAGTGAATGCTTGCGCGTTCTAGTTAACCCAAAAGATGCAGCTGAATTCAACTACGTAAAACACGTTCTGGAGCTATCTGGCTTCAGCCGGGATGAGCTACTAGGGACATGGCATTCCCCTGGCCAGCCGGTGGACCCCACCCTATTTGAAGAAGTAGAAAGCTGTATGGTTCTGGAACCCCACTATCCTGAAAACGAAGAAGGTGAAAACTGCGATCATCTCCTCTTATTTGATCTGATCAATGAAGTGTTATTGGAGATTTACGAGAGGTCATTCACATACTGGCCAAAGCCATTGTCTTCAAATTCTCACATGCGTCCAATCCCAGTGGGATACCATGTACTTGAAGAGGTTTGGGCTAATATAAGCTGGTACTTGAGTTGGAAACCGGAGGTTGACCTATTGTTAGACGATTCTGTGACGAGGGATTTAGCAAAGGGTGATGGATGGATGAACCTCCAATTTGAAGCCGAATGTGTGGGTCTAGAGATCGAAGATTTGATATTCGATGATCTTTTAGAGGAACTTGTGTGGACTTGA
- the LOC131322012 gene encoding uncharacterized protein LOC131322012 isoform X7, producing the protein MGKELQHQESGITIKSSNPGCMWGILHVLHHHRWHHARRKMLPLKRHGGGKHGVGNPGNKINDTNASEMQESIAAEMNAPFVAEPVSVAKSSMKSRIKALIVEEVSKRRGRHRRSSSYPARIQLTRTDSIHHLEPSDYNPLTEVALNDDSQRLVIHQENEEKPSASSSLDRLQSKGCEEPVTSNTKCEFCELNITREDLLLAQTLGNAKEDEGVSLHESKQFLDVLDAFNMNKELFMKVLQEPNRPLDHYYYSRRAFNSKMGFTKSISFPFAKEEENTQVGIQFRKSAEFHFSEFISELKGNSSMGSPTATENQPENKGGIKGFKNLKQRIKRAMRESRKEGHRITMDAVLHKIPYGRKFSKDVGTADLGSKSSHQIGEKVGSRQMKRLSSFDESMDRYRRLYESSFNTQAKQHISERLKLTAEETPSPRNICPKPLGRILSMPDIRSNCYFQSEDSPDANSIGMPTRNDFNSFAGVDTNRFDENKTSCLSLGLENENRLDAYVEKGSQEKSVEIGASDIVTEDEVGSRSLSYEETEVKGGFAFDDLGKLNTTERDDQNENEIEDMLSPDGKGAEPSPISVLESSQEDITSPTKFSWSEETDSRLEPRSLFSDESETMNSLTNEARMDSPNLSESIIVPENIETSIEQLTSECLRVLVNPKDAAEFNYVKHVLELSGFSRDELLGTWHSPGQPVDPTLFEEVESCMVLEPHYPENEEGENCDHLLLFDLINEVLLEIYERSFTYWPKPLSSNSHMRPIPVGYHVLEEVWANISWYLSWKPEVDLLLDDSVTRDLAKGDGWMNLQFEAECVGLEIEDLIFDDLLEELVWT; encoded by the exons ATGGGGAAGGAGCTGCAGCACCAAGAGTCTGGAATTACAATAAAGAGCAGTAATCCTGGATGCATGTGGGGCATTCTTCATGTTCTTCACCACCATCGTTGGCATCATGCGAGGAGGAAAATGCTACCGCTCAAAAGGCATGGAGGAGGAAAGCATG GGGTTGGAAATCCAGGAAACAAAATTAACGACACCAATGCCAGTGAAATGCAAGAATCCATTGCTGCTGAAATGAATGCCCCCTTC GTGGCAGAGCCTGTTTCAGTTGCAAAAAGCTCCATGAAATCTCGAATAAAAGCTTTGATTGTTGAGGAAGTGTCCAAGAGAAGGGGCCGGCATCGCAGAAGTTCTTCGTACCCCGCACGAATTCAACTCACACGAACCGATTCCATCCATCATCTAGAGCCTTCAGATTATAATCCCCTTACTGAAGTTGCTTTGAATGATGATAGTCAAAGACTAGTTATTCACCAAGAAAACGAAGAAAAGCCTTCTGCTTCAAGCTCTTTGGACCGACTGCAATCAAAGGGCTGTGAGGAACCAGTAACTAGCAACACAAAGTGTGAGTTTTGCGAGTTAAACATAACAAGGGAAGATTTACTATTAGCACAGACACTGGGAAATGCAAAGGAGGATGAAGGTGTTTCACTCCACGAGTCGAAACAGTTTCTTGATGTTCTTGATGCTTTCAACATGAACAAGGAGTTATTCATGAAAGTGCTACAAGAACCAAACCGTCCCCTGGATCACTACTATTACAGTCGAAGGGCATTCAACTCAAAGATGGGATTCACCAAGTCaatttcatttccttttgcCAAAGAGGAAGAGAATACACAAGTTGGCATTCAATTTCGAAAGTCAGCTGAATTTCATTTTTCTGAATTTATAAGCGAATTGAAAGGAAATTCTTCGATGGGCTCACCCACAGCAACGGAAAATCAGCCGGAGAATAAAGGTGGTATTAAGGGTTTCAAGAATCtcaaacaaagaataaaacgaGCAATGAGAGAGAGCAGGAAAGAGGGGCACCGGATTACCATGGATGCAGTCCTTCACAAAATCCCTTATGGCCGGAAATTCTCCAAGGATGTGGGTACTGCTGATCTAGGTAGTAAATCTAGCCATCAAATTGGTGAAAAAGTTGGATCACGACAGATGAAAAGATTATCGTCATTCGATGAGTCAATGGATAGATATCGCCGGTTATACGAGTCCAGTTTCAACACACAAGCCAAACAGCATATATCTGAGAGACTAAAGTTGACAGCAGAAGAGACACCTTCCCCTCGTAATATTTGTCCAAAACCATTGGGAAGGATTCTTTCAATGCCTGATATCAGATCAAACTGTTATTTCCAAAGTGAGGACTCTCCGGATGCTAATTCTATTGGAATGCCAACTAGGAATGATTTCAACAGCTTTGCAGGTGTAGATACTAATCGATTTGATGAAAACAAGACATCATGCCTTTCTCTAGGCTTAGAAAATGAGAATCGGTTAGATGCTTATGTTGAAAAGGGTAGTCAGGAAAAATCGGTCGAAATTGGTGCATCAGATATTGTTACCGAAGATGAGGTGGGATCAAGATCATTATCGTATGAGGAAACAGAAGTTAAAGGGGGTTTCGCTTTTGATGACTTGGGAAAGTTGAATACAACAGAACGCGATGACCAAAACGAGAATGAAATCGAGGATATGTTAAGTCCCGATGGTAAGGGGGCGGAACCAAGTCCGATTTCTGTGCTTGAATCTTCTCAAGAGGATATAACCAGCCCAACAAAGTTCTCCTGGTCTGAAG AAACAGACTCCAGACTGGAACCAAGGAGCCTCTTTTCTGATGAATCTGAGACTATGAATTCCTTGACCAATGAAGCGAGGATGGATTCCCCTAATCTGTCTGAAAGCATAATAGTCCCTGAGAATATAGAAACCTCTATTGAGCAATTAACCAGTGAATGCTTGCGCGTTCTAGTTAACCCAAAAGATGCAGCTGAATTCAACTACGTAAAACACGTTCTGGAGCTATCTGGCTTCAGCCGGGATGAGCTACTAGGGACATGGCATTCCCCTGGCCAGCCGGTGGACCCCACCCTATTTGAAGAAGTAGAAAGCTGTATGGTTCTGGAACCCCACTATCCTGAAAACGAAGAAGGTGAAAACTGCGATCATCTCCTCTTATTTGATCTGATCAATGAAGTGTTATTGGAGATTTACGAGAGGTCATTCACATACTGGCCAAAGCCATTGTCTTCAAATTCTCACATGCGTCCAATCCCAGTGGGATACCATGTACTTGAAGAGGTTTGGGCTAATATAAGCTGGTACTTGAGTTGGAAACCGGAGGTTGACCTATTGTTAGACGATTCTGTGACGAGGGATTTAGCAAAGGGTGATGGATGGATGAACCTCCAATTTGAAGCCGAATGTGTGGGTCTAGAGATCGAAGATTTGATATTCGATGATCTTTTAGAGGAACTTGTGTGGACTTGA
- the LOC131322012 gene encoding uncharacterized protein LOC131322012 isoform X6, whose amino-acid sequence MGKELQHQESGITIKSSNPGCMWGILHVLHHHRWHHARRKMLPLKRHGGGKHGMGVGNPGNKINDTNASEMQESIAAEMNAPFVAEPVSVAKSSMKSRIKALIVEEVSKRRGRHRRSSSYPARIQLTRTDSIHHLEPSDYNPLTEVALNDDSQRLVIHQENEEKPSASSSLDRLQSKGCEEPVTSNTKCEFCELNITREDLLLAQTLGNAKEDEGVSLHESKQFLDVLDAFNMNKELFMKVLQEPNRPLDHYYYSRRAFNSKMGFTKSISFPFAKEEENTQVGIQFRKSAEFHFSEFISELKGNSSMGSPTATENQPENKGGIKGFKNLKQRIKRAMRESRKEGHRITMDAVLHKIPYGRKFSKDVGTADLGSKSSHQIGEKVGSRQMKRLSSFDESMDRYRRLYESSFNTQAKQHISERLKLTAEETPSPRNICPKPLGRILSMPDIRSNCYFQSEDSPDANSIGMPTRNDFNSFAGVDTNRFDENKTSCLSLGLENENRLDAYVEKGSQEKSVEIGASDIVTEDEVGSRSLSYEETEVKGGFAFDDLGKLNTTERDDQNENEIEDMLSPDGKGAEPSPISVLESSQEDITSPTKFSWSEETDSRLEPRSLFSDESETMNSLTNEARMDSPNLSESIIVPENIETSIEQLTSECLRVLVNPKDAAEFNYVKHVLELSGFSRDELLGTWHSPGQPVDPTLFEEVESCMVLEPHYPENEEGENCDHLLLFDLINEVLLEIYERSFTYWPKPLSSNSHMRPIPVGYHVLEEVWANISWYLSWKPEVDLLLDDSVTRDLAKGDGWMNLQFEAECVGLEIEDLIFDDLLEELVWT is encoded by the exons ATGGGGAAGGAGCTGCAGCACCAAGAGTCTGGAATTACAATAAAGAGCAGTAATCCTGGATGCATGTGGGGCATTCTTCATGTTCTTCACCACCATCGTTGGCATCATGCGAGGAGGAAAATGCTACCGCTCAAAAGGCATGGAGGAGGAAAGCATGGTATGG GGGTTGGAAATCCAGGAAACAAAATTAACGACACCAATGCCAGTGAAATGCAAGAATCCATTGCTGCTGAAATGAATGCCCCCTTC GTGGCAGAGCCTGTTTCAGTTGCAAAAAGCTCCATGAAATCTCGAATAAAAGCTTTGATTGTTGAGGAAGTGTCCAAGAGAAGGGGCCGGCATCGCAGAAGTTCTTCGTACCCCGCACGAATTCAACTCACACGAACCGATTCCATCCATCATCTAGAGCCTTCAGATTATAATCCCCTTACTGAAGTTGCTTTGAATGATGATAGTCAAAGACTAGTTATTCACCAAGAAAACGAAGAAAAGCCTTCTGCTTCAAGCTCTTTGGACCGACTGCAATCAAAGGGCTGTGAGGAACCAGTAACTAGCAACACAAAGTGTGAGTTTTGCGAGTTAAACATAACAAGGGAAGATTTACTATTAGCACAGACACTGGGAAATGCAAAGGAGGATGAAGGTGTTTCACTCCACGAGTCGAAACAGTTTCTTGATGTTCTTGATGCTTTCAACATGAACAAGGAGTTATTCATGAAAGTGCTACAAGAACCAAACCGTCCCCTGGATCACTACTATTACAGTCGAAGGGCATTCAACTCAAAGATGGGATTCACCAAGTCaatttcatttccttttgcCAAAGAGGAAGAGAATACACAAGTTGGCATTCAATTTCGAAAGTCAGCTGAATTTCATTTTTCTGAATTTATAAGCGAATTGAAAGGAAATTCTTCGATGGGCTCACCCACAGCAACGGAAAATCAGCCGGAGAATAAAGGTGGTATTAAGGGTTTCAAGAATCtcaaacaaagaataaaacgaGCAATGAGAGAGAGCAGGAAAGAGGGGCACCGGATTACCATGGATGCAGTCCTTCACAAAATCCCTTATGGCCGGAAATTCTCCAAGGATGTGGGTACTGCTGATCTAGGTAGTAAATCTAGCCATCAAATTGGTGAAAAAGTTGGATCACGACAGATGAAAAGATTATCGTCATTCGATGAGTCAATGGATAGATATCGCCGGTTATACGAGTCCAGTTTCAACACACAAGCCAAACAGCATATATCTGAGAGACTAAAGTTGACAGCAGAAGAGACACCTTCCCCTCGTAATATTTGTCCAAAACCATTGGGAAGGATTCTTTCAATGCCTGATATCAGATCAAACTGTTATTTCCAAAGTGAGGACTCTCCGGATGCTAATTCTATTGGAATGCCAACTAGGAATGATTTCAACAGCTTTGCAGGTGTAGATACTAATCGATTTGATGAAAACAAGACATCATGCCTTTCTCTAGGCTTAGAAAATGAGAATCGGTTAGATGCTTATGTTGAAAAGGGTAGTCAGGAAAAATCGGTCGAAATTGGTGCATCAGATATTGTTACCGAAGATGAGGTGGGATCAAGATCATTATCGTATGAGGAAACAGAAGTTAAAGGGGGTTTCGCTTTTGATGACTTGGGAAAGTTGAATACAACAGAACGCGATGACCAAAACGAGAATGAAATCGAGGATATGTTAAGTCCCGATGGTAAGGGGGCGGAACCAAGTCCGATTTCTGTGCTTGAATCTTCTCAAGAGGATATAACCAGCCCAACAAAGTTCTCCTGGTCTGAAG AAACAGACTCCAGACTGGAACCAAGGAGCCTCTTTTCTGATGAATCTGAGACTATGAATTCCTTGACCAATGAAGCGAGGATGGATTCCCCTAATCTGTCTGAAAGCATAATAGTCCCTGAGAATATAGAAACCTCTATTGAGCAATTAACCAGTGAATGCTTGCGCGTTCTAGTTAACCCAAAAGATGCAGCTGAATTCAACTACGTAAAACACGTTCTGGAGCTATCTGGCTTCAGCCGGGATGAGCTACTAGGGACATGGCATTCCCCTGGCCAGCCGGTGGACCCCACCCTATTTGAAGAAGTAGAAAGCTGTATGGTTCTGGAACCCCACTATCCTGAAAACGAAGAAGGTGAAAACTGCGATCATCTCCTCTTATTTGATCTGATCAATGAAGTGTTATTGGAGATTTACGAGAGGTCATTCACATACTGGCCAAAGCCATTGTCTTCAAATTCTCACATGCGTCCAATCCCAGTGGGATACCATGTACTTGAAGAGGTTTGGGCTAATATAAGCTGGTACTTGAGTTGGAAACCGGAGGTTGACCTATTGTTAGACGATTCTGTGACGAGGGATTTAGCAAAGGGTGATGGATGGATGAACCTCCAATTTGAAGCCGAATGTGTGGGTCTAGAGATCGAAGATTTGATATTCGATGATCTTTTAGAGGAACTTGTGTGGACTTGA